The Seriola aureovittata isolate HTS-2021-v1 ecotype China chromosome 3, ASM2101889v1, whole genome shotgun sequence genome includes a region encoding these proteins:
- the stim2a gene encoding stromal interaction molecule 2: MLPLSPLLLLVFPAVVFVAAQGAGDLQGFTLPGGSAGFDPTDPCMVVSPPCMSEADRYSLEALRSIHQMMDDDQDGGIEVEESLEFIIEDMKQQQTNKHSNLHREDQHITVEELWRGWKSSEVHNWTQDEVLRWLKEFVELPQYERNFKDFKVNGNTLPRIAANEPSFLSIHLRVQDQRDKQKLNIKALDAVLFGPPTRPPHNYMKDLLLIVSVVMGVGGCWFAQAQNKASKVHIAKMMKDLESLQRAEQSLIDLQEQLERAQEEKRNVAEEKQNLEEKMRDEIIGAQEEAHRLHELRQGAVTELSRLRYAEEELEQVRGALKQAEKDMQASWTASDALQLWLQLTHEVEVQYYNVKKHSAELQLATAKDEAERIKKKRSSVLGTLHVAHSSSLDQVDQKILEAKNALCEVTACLRERLHRWQQIERVCSFPIIRNPGLAKLTAQLYTESIALGLPRGPQTSCSCHSSLHGSIEDLLEESASPILPQMQVPVPPPKRSPRTRGSTICRTRRPGVIAQPPAAMILQDPDLLIPIRAPYPCFDEEEELFLKTLKKQDSQEDYMTSPPLSKMLRSPSADASSEKLSHDDTELLAESSVTKPLSKEMEAVVESPVRKISIEELEASADVACRKIAKDKVLDTSLESPSLKKSKEESLIEATSRKISRDRMEVPMDVTVRKGLSSELDAEFPSRKVERDMIGDLMDTTSWNIYRERSDLSLDARKILWNELEASTDQQAPRKISRGMMGASVDSASRKIVQDDAEHLFDSVFRRVTRDSLGMSLDTGSRKLPCNKEECQLDSSVRALAMDKMVETTRKPPRRISREELEYSTDTASLKILPREKFDASTDTSSSTEKQEFCLEPSPNRKILRDEHELSAGSLRRRIPRMPSVDVSMEIHKQSTLREEIGASESSSSPGRIGQPDLMVTSQAPWKSSSDLFTVGPLSQLVYDGILEKSCNSTPTTPTSLSASVPNLRQNRLQAEMEKPLPPPRVTPTSPVSPIETGDERTKDKEKSKKSLKLKNLFKKKNESAAAKHQSGLQKL; encoded by the exons ATGCTGCCTCTGTCCCCTCTGTTGCTGCTCGTTTTCCCCGCTGTGGTCTTTGTGGCCGCGCAAGGCGCTGGGGACCTCCAGGGTTTCACCCTCCCCGGTGGGAGCGCAGGCTTTGACCCAACAG ACCCCTGCATGGTGGTGTCTCCACCATGTATGAGCGAGGCAGATCGCTACAGTCTGGAGGCCCTGCGGAGCATCCATCAGATGATGGACGATGACCAGGATGGAGGGATTGAGGTGGAGGAGAGTCTAGAG TTCATCATTGAagacatgaagcagcagcagaccaACAAGCACAGCAACCTGCACAGAGAAGACCAACACATCACAGTTGAGGAGCTCTGGAGGGGCTGGAAGTCATCTgaag TACATAATTGGACACAAGACGAGGTGCTTCGCTGGCTGAAGGAGTTTGTTGAGTTGCCACAGTATGAGAGAAACTTTAAAGACTTTAAGGTCAATGGAAACACACTACCCAG GATTGCAGCAAACGAGCCTTCATTCCTGAGTATCCATCTGAGGGTTCAGGaccagagagacaaacagaagctCAACATCAAAGCTCTGGACGCAGTTCTGTTTGGGCCGCCTACAC GTCCTCCTCATAATTACATGAAGGATCTGCTGCTAATTGTGTCAGTGGTGATGGGAGTTGGAGGCTGCTGGTTTGCACAGGCTCAAAACAAAGCCAGTAAAGTCCACATAGCCAAGATGATGAAAGATTTGGAAAGTCTCCAGAGGGCAGAACAGAGTCTCATAGATCTACAGGAACA ACTGGAGCGAGCCCAAGAAGAGAAGCGTAATGTtgcagaggagaaacagaaccTGGAGGAGAAGATGCGGGATGAGATCATCGGAGCACAGGAGGAGGCTCACCGTCTGCACGAGCTGAGGCAGGGAGCTGTCACTGAGCTCAGCCGCCTCCGATATGCAGAGGAAGAGCTGGAACAG GTCCGTGGGGCATTGAAGCAGGCAGAGAAGGACATGCAGGCAAGCTGGACTGCCTCAGATGCTCTCcagctgtggctgcagctgacACATGAGGTAGAGGTCCAATACTACAACGTCAAGAAGCACAGTGCAGAACTACAGCTTGCCACCGCCAAGGACGAG GCAGAGAGGATTAAGAAGAAGAGGAGTTCTGTGCTGGGGACTCTCCATGTTGCCCACAGCTCCTCTCTAGACCAGGTTGACCAAAAGATCCTGGAAGCAAA GAATGCCTTGTGTGAAGTAACAGCCTGCCTACGGGAGCGTCTCCATCGCTGGCAGCAGATTGAGCGCGTCTGCAGCTTCCCCATCATCAGGAATCCTGGCCTAGCAAAACTCACTGCGCAGCTTTACACAGAATCAATTGCCCTGGGGTTGCCCCGAGGACCCCAAACATCTTGTTCATGCCATAGCTCTTTACATGGATCTATAGAGGATCTTTTAGAAGAGTCTGCGTCTCCAATCTTACCACAGATGCAAG TTCCAGTTCCACCACCGAAGCGCTCTCCTCGAACGCGAGGATCCACCATATGTCGGACTCGTCGTCCTGGTGTCATTGCTCAGCCACCAGCTGCAATGATCTTGCAAGACCCCGACCTTCTCATCCCCATCCGAGCCCCTTACCCGTGCtttgatgaggaagaggagctctTCCTGAAAACTCTAAAGAAACA AGACTCACAAGAGGATTATATGACTTCACCTCCTCTCAGCAAAATGTTGCGTAGTCCTAGTGCTGATGCTTCCTCTGAGAAGCTCTCTCATGATGACACTGAGCTGCTTGCAGAGAGCTCCGTTACAAAGCCTCTGAGTAAAGAAATGGAAGCTGTTGTTGAATCTCCAGTTCGTAAAATTTCTATAGAAGAGCTTGAAGCTTCTGCAGATGTTGCTTGCAGGAAGATAGCAAAAGACAAAGTGCTGGATACTTCTTTGGAATCCCCTTCTTTGAAGAAGTCCAAAGAAGAGTCTTTGATAGAGGCTACATCAAGGAAGATATCACGAGACAGGATGGAAGTTCCCATGGATGTTACAGTTAGAAAGGGGCTTTCCAGTGAGTTGGATGCAGAATTTCCATCCAGGAAAGTAGAGAGAGATATGATAGGGGATTTGATGGACACTACTTCATGGAATATATACAGAGAAAGAAGTGATTTATCCCTGGATGCGAGAAAGATTCTTTGGAATGAATTAGAAGCATCAACAGATCAACAGGCACCAAGGAAGATATCAAGAGGTATGATGGGGGCTTCAGTGGACAGCGCCTCAAGAAAGATAGTACAAGATGATGCTGAGCATCTGTTTGACTCAGTATTCAGAAGAGTTACAAGAGATTCATTAGGGATGTCCCTAGACACAGGTTCTAGAAAGCTTCCATGTAATAAAGAAGAATGCCAGCTTGATTCCTCTGTGAGGGCATTAGCAATGGACAAAATGGTTGAGACCACAAGAAAACCACCAAGAAGGATATCTAGAGAGGAGTTGGAGTATAGTACAGATACTGCTTCCCTAAAGATACTACCCAGAGAGAAATTTGATGCATCTACAGACACCTCGTCATCTACAGAGAAGCAAGAGTTTTGTTTAGAACCATCACCTAATAGGAAGATACTGAGAGATGAACATGAGTTGTCTGCTGGTTCTCTAAGAAGGAGAATACCAAGAATGCCAAGTGTTGATGTTTCAATGGAAATACATAAACAATCAACACTGAGGGAGGAGATAGGAGCATCTGAATCAAGTTCATCTCCAGGTCGAATTGGTCAGCCAGACCTTATGGTAACCTCCCAGGCACCATGGAAGTCATCTTCAGACCTTTTCACTGTTGGTCCATTGAGCCAGCTTGTATATGATGGAATCCTTGAGAAGTCCTGCAACTCCACACCAACAACCCCAACCAGCCTCTCTGCCTCAGTACCTAATCTGCGTCAGAACAGGCTGcaagcagagatggagaaaccTCTTCCACCACCAAGGGTTACCCCTACATCTCCTGTATCGCCCATCGAGACTGGAGATGAGAGGACCAAGGATAAGGAAAAGAGCAAGAAATCCCTGAAGctcaaaaatctttttaaaaagaaaaatgagtcAGCTGCAGCAAAGCATCAAAGTGGTCTACAGAAACTCTGA
- the hgsnat gene encoding heparan-alpha-glucosaminide N-acetyltransferase isoform X2, which yields MDEAVLTVNNDLDIEVVVSWMSERCYQCLYQQLGVVPAAQSPGQPGSVDFVVSTQHEITLQLNSTDVNLELCTIPFHFGEHGNYSLWVKNLNDSSVVNCSVVNDADPINSYIPILVAFLIFAGLVVVSAIGRTLLGLDVVKGILFRIGGSMETERLINSELGSPGRTVTSVTDNILPPPPNPSKRLRSLDTFRGISLVIMVFVNYGGGRYWFFRHTSWNGLTVADLVFPWFVFIMGTSIALSVNSLLRAGLTRCALLRKVVWRSLQLFIIGVFIINPNYCQGPLSWDNLRIPGVLQRLAWSYLVVASLDLLVARGHLDILTTGAWWSPGIDILLYWPAWLCVLLLESIWLFLTFQLPVPDCPTGYLGPGGIGDMGLYANCTGGAAGFIDRWLLGENHIYQTPSSRVIFATHMPYDPEGVLGSINSVLMAFLGLQAGKIILHYRELHRSIMSRFLIWGLLLGAISALLTKCSTDQGFIPINKNLWSLSYVTTLACFAFVLLVLVYYTVDVKKWWSGAPFYYPGMNSILVYVGHEVFEEYFPFRWRMANSQSHAEHLTQNLVATSCWVFISYVLYRKKIFWKI from the exons ATGGATGAGGCAGTTTTGACAGTCAACAATGATctggacattgaggtggtggtTTCCTGGATGTCAGAGCGCTGCTACCAG TGTTTGTACCAGCAGCTAGGGGTGGTACCTGCAGCGCAGAGTCCTGGCCAGCCCGGTTCAGTTGACTTTGTTGTAAGCACACAGCATGAAATTACACTACAGCTCAACAGCACTGATGTTAACCTGGAGTTGTGCAC AATTCCATTCCACTTTGGGGAGCATGGAAACTACTCTTTGTGGGTGAAAAATCTAAATGACTCCTCAGTGGTCAACTGCTCTGTAGTGAATGATGCAGACCCCATCAACAGCTACATAC CGATATTGGTAGCTTTTCTTATCTTTGCTGGACTGGTCGTGGTGTCTGCCATTGGAAGAACATTATTAGG GCTTGATGTAGTGAAAGGTATCCTCTTCCGAATTGGTGGCTCCATGGAGACAGAAAGGCTCATCAACTCT GAACTGGGCTCCCCTGGCAGGACGGTGACATCCGTTACTGACaacatcctccctcctccacccaaCCCCAGCAAGAGGCTGCGATCTCTGGACACATTCAGAGG TATCTCCTTAGTCATTATGGTGTTTGTGAACTATGGAGGGGGGCGATACTGGTTCTTTAGACACACAAGCTGGAATG GTCTTACTGTTGCAGATCTAGTCTTTCCTTG GTTTGTGTTTATAATGGGGACATCCATTGCGCTGTCAGTCAACTCCCTGCTGCGTGCAGGCTTGACTCGCTGTGCACTGCTGAGGAAAGTTGTGTGGAGgagcctgcagctcttcattaTCGGTGTCTTCATTATCAACCCAAACTACTGCCAGGGACCAT TATCTTGGGACAACCTGCGCATCCCAGGTGTGTTGCAGCGTCTGGCCTGGTCGTACCTGGTTGTAGCCAGCCTGGATCTGTTGGTGGCGAGAGGTCACCTTGACATCCTTACAACG GGTGCTTGGTGGTCTCCTGGCATTGACATTTTGCTGTACTGGCCAGCTTGGCTGTGTGTGCTTCTCTTAGAAAGCATCTGGCTATTCCTCACTTTCCAACTTCCTGTACCAGATTGCCCAAC AGGCTATCTAGGACCAGGTGGGATCGGGGACATGGGTCTATACGCCAACTGCACCGGTGGAGCAGCTGGTTTCATTGACCGTTGGCTGCTGGGAGAAAACCACATCTACCAGACTCCCTCGTCACGG GTGATTTTTGCAACGCACATGCCATATGATCCAGAAGGTGTTCTTGGCAGCATCAACTCTGTCCTCATGGCTTTTCTTGGATTACAG GCAGGAAAAATAATCTTACACTACAGAGAACTCCACAGGAGTATAATGTCAAGGTTTCTTATATGGGGTCTCTTATTG GGTGCCATATCAGCACTTCTGACCAAGTGTTCCACAGACCAGGGCTTCATTCCTATCAACAAAAACCTATG GTCTCTGTCCTATGTGACAACACTGGCTTGTTTTGCCTTTGTGCTGCTAGTTCTGGTCTACTACACGGTGGATGTAAAGAAGTGGTGGTCTGGAGCACCTTTCTACTACCCTG GTATGAACTCCATCCTTGTGTATGTGGGCCATGAAGTGTTTGAAGAGTACTTCCCCTTCCGTTGGCGCATGGCCAACAGCCAATCCCACGCTGAACACCTCACCCAGAACCTCGTGGCTACTTCCTGTTGGGTGTTCATCTCCTATGTGCTCTACAGAAAGAAGATTTTCTGGAAAATTTAG
- the LOC130165319 gene encoding recombining binding protein suppressor of hairless-like: protein MAPVVTGKFGERPQPQRLTREAMRNYLKEKDDQTVLILHAKVAQKSYGNEKRFFCPPPCVYLMGSGWKKKLENMEKDGCTEQEAQPCAFIGIGNSEQEMQQLNLEGKHFCTAKTLYISDSDKRKHFMLSVKMLYGNSANIGVFLSKRIKVISKPSKKKQSLKNADLCIASGTKVALFNRLRSQTVSTRYLHVEGGNFHASSQQWGAFYIHLLDDEESEGEEFAVRDGYIHYGQTVKLVCSVTGMALPRLVIRKVDKQTALMDADDPVSQLHKCAFYLKDTDRMYLCLSQERIIQFQASPCSKETNKEIINDGASWTIISTDKAEYTFYEGMGPVPTPVTPVPVVESLQLNGGGDVAMLELTGQNFTPNLRVWFGDVEADTMYRCGESILCVVPDISAFREGWRWVRQPVQVPVTLVRNDGIIYATALTFTYTPEPGPRPHCSAAGAILRSHSTSSSSPASSSSPSSSLGGLGDGQGAYNSSDSGMSSGASTMSVLS from the exons ATGGCGCCCGTTGTTACGGG gaaGTTTGGTGAGCGCCCTCAGCCTCAGCGCTTGACAAG GGAGGCTATGAGGAATTACTTGAAGGAGAAAGATGATCAAACAGTGCTCATACTGCATGCAAAAGTTGCACAAAAGTCATACGGCAATGAAAAAAG GTTTTTCTGCCCTCCACCATGTGTGTATCTGATGGGCAGCGGCTGGAAGAAGAAGTTGGAGAATATGGAGAAGGACGGTTGCACCGAGCAAGAGGCCCAGCCATGTGCATTCATTGGCATAGGCAACAGTGAGCAGGAGATGCAGCAACTCAATCTGGAGGGGAAG CACTTCTGCACAGCGAAAACACTGTATATCAGTGACTCAGATAAAAGGAAACACTTCATGCTCTCTGTGAAAATGTTATATGGAAACAGCGCCAACATAGGAGTCTTCCTCAGCAAGAGGATCAAGGTGATCTCCAAGCCCTCCAAGAAGAAACAGTCCTTGAAAAATGCAGATT TGTGTATAGCTTCAGGGACTAAGGTAGCTTTGTTTAACCGCCTGCGTTCCCAGACGGTTAGTACCAGGTATCTTCATGTGGAGGGAGGAAACTTTCATGCCAGCTCCCAACAGTGGGGTGCCTTCTACATCCACCTCT TGGACGACGAAGAGTCTGAAGGGGAGGAGTTTGCCGTGAGGGATGGCTACATCCATTATGGTCAGACTGTCAAATTGGTCTGCTCTGTTACTGGCATGGCCCTGCCCAGACTG GTCATTCGCAAAGTCGACAAGCAGACAGCATTAATGGATGCAGATGACCCAGTTTCGCAGCTCCACAAGTGCGCCTTCTACCTGAAAGATACAGACAGGatgtatctctgtctctcacaggAGAGGATCATCCAGTTCCAG GCCTCACCGTGCTCCAAAGAGACTAACAAAGAGATTATTAACGATGGGGCTTCCTGGACTATTATTAGCACTGACAAGGCAGAGTACACCTTTTATGAGGGCATGGGCCCTGTCCCCACACCAGTCACACCTGTTCCTGTGGTGGAAAGTCTGCAG TTAAACGGCGGAGGAGATGTGGCGATGTTAGAGCTGACTGGACAGAACTTCACCCCTAACCTAAGAGTGTGGTTCGGAGATGTGGAGGCTGACACTATGTACAG ATGTGGAGAGAGCATCCTGTGTGTGGTGCCGGACATTTCTGCCTTCAGAGAGGGCTGGCGCTGGGTGAGACAGCCGGTGCAGGTCCCTGTCACGCTAGTCCGCAATGATGGAATTATCTATGCCACTGCCCTCACCTTCACGTATACCCCTGAGCCAGGGCCACGACCTCACTGCAGTGCTGCTGGGGCCATTCTGCGGTCACATAGCACCTCTTCGTCATCACCGGCGTCTTCATCTTCGCCATCATCCTCGCTGGGTGGGCTCGGGGACGGCCAGGGGGCTTACAACAGTAGTGACTCAGGAATGTCATCAGGAGCATCGACCATGTCGGTGCTGTCATAG
- the hgsnat gene encoding heparan-alpha-glucosaminide N-acetyltransferase isoform X1 produces the protein MEKATRKKNSKGTSSIEGEKQPRQEEMTQPEKYMFSLAVIALVVAVCVAPLTAEISTSGFSSHKHSVLKMDEAVLTVNNDLDIEVVVSWMSERCYQCLYQQLGVVPAAQSPGQPGSVDFVVSTQHEITLQLNSTDVNLELCTIPFHFGEHGNYSLWVKNLNDSSVVNCSVVNDADPINSYIPILVAFLIFAGLVVVSAIGRTLLGLDVVKGILFRIGGSMETERLINSELGSPGRTVTSVTDNILPPPPNPSKRLRSLDTFRGISLVIMVFVNYGGGRYWFFRHTSWNGLTVADLVFPWFVFIMGTSIALSVNSLLRAGLTRCALLRKVVWRSLQLFIIGVFIINPNYCQGPLSWDNLRIPGVLQRLAWSYLVVASLDLLVARGHLDILTTGAWWSPGIDILLYWPAWLCVLLLESIWLFLTFQLPVPDCPTGYLGPGGIGDMGLYANCTGGAAGFIDRWLLGENHIYQTPSSRVIFATHMPYDPEGVLGSINSVLMAFLGLQAGKIILHYRELHRSIMSRFLIWGLLLGAISALLTKCSTDQGFIPINKNLWSLSYVTTLACFAFVLLVLVYYTVDVKKWWSGAPFYYPGMNSILVYVGHEVFEEYFPFRWRMANSQSHAEHLTQNLVATSCWVFISYVLYRKKIFWKI, from the exons ctGGCTTTTCAtctcataaacacagtgtcCTAAAGATGGATGAGGCAGTTTTGACAGTCAACAATGATctggacattgaggtggtggtTTCCTGGATGTCAGAGCGCTGCTACCAG TGTTTGTACCAGCAGCTAGGGGTGGTACCTGCAGCGCAGAGTCCTGGCCAGCCCGGTTCAGTTGACTTTGTTGTAAGCACACAGCATGAAATTACACTACAGCTCAACAGCACTGATGTTAACCTGGAGTTGTGCAC AATTCCATTCCACTTTGGGGAGCATGGAAACTACTCTTTGTGGGTGAAAAATCTAAATGACTCCTCAGTGGTCAACTGCTCTGTAGTGAATGATGCAGACCCCATCAACAGCTACATAC CGATATTGGTAGCTTTTCTTATCTTTGCTGGACTGGTCGTGGTGTCTGCCATTGGAAGAACATTATTAGG GCTTGATGTAGTGAAAGGTATCCTCTTCCGAATTGGTGGCTCCATGGAGACAGAAAGGCTCATCAACTCT GAACTGGGCTCCCCTGGCAGGACGGTGACATCCGTTACTGACaacatcctccctcctccacccaaCCCCAGCAAGAGGCTGCGATCTCTGGACACATTCAGAGG TATCTCCTTAGTCATTATGGTGTTTGTGAACTATGGAGGGGGGCGATACTGGTTCTTTAGACACACAAGCTGGAATG GTCTTACTGTTGCAGATCTAGTCTTTCCTTG GTTTGTGTTTATAATGGGGACATCCATTGCGCTGTCAGTCAACTCCCTGCTGCGTGCAGGCTTGACTCGCTGTGCACTGCTGAGGAAAGTTGTGTGGAGgagcctgcagctcttcattaTCGGTGTCTTCATTATCAACCCAAACTACTGCCAGGGACCAT TATCTTGGGACAACCTGCGCATCCCAGGTGTGTTGCAGCGTCTGGCCTGGTCGTACCTGGTTGTAGCCAGCCTGGATCTGTTGGTGGCGAGAGGTCACCTTGACATCCTTACAACG GGTGCTTGGTGGTCTCCTGGCATTGACATTTTGCTGTACTGGCCAGCTTGGCTGTGTGTGCTTCTCTTAGAAAGCATCTGGCTATTCCTCACTTTCCAACTTCCTGTACCAGATTGCCCAAC AGGCTATCTAGGACCAGGTGGGATCGGGGACATGGGTCTATACGCCAACTGCACCGGTGGAGCAGCTGGTTTCATTGACCGTTGGCTGCTGGGAGAAAACCACATCTACCAGACTCCCTCGTCACGG GTGATTTTTGCAACGCACATGCCATATGATCCAGAAGGTGTTCTTGGCAGCATCAACTCTGTCCTCATGGCTTTTCTTGGATTACAG GCAGGAAAAATAATCTTACACTACAGAGAACTCCACAGGAGTATAATGTCAAGGTTTCTTATATGGGGTCTCTTATTG GGTGCCATATCAGCACTTCTGACCAAGTGTTCCACAGACCAGGGCTTCATTCCTATCAACAAAAACCTATG GTCTCTGTCCTATGTGACAACACTGGCTTGTTTTGCCTTTGTGCTGCTAGTTCTGGTCTACTACACGGTGGATGTAAAGAAGTGGTGGTCTGGAGCACCTTTCTACTACCCTG GTATGAACTCCATCCTTGTGTATGTGGGCCATGAAGTGTTTGAAGAGTACTTCCCCTTCCGTTGGCGCATGGCCAACAGCCAATCCCACGCTGAACACCTCACCCAGAACCTCGTGGCTACTTCCTGTTGGGTGTTCATCTCCTATGTGCTCTACAGAAAGAAGATTTTCTGGAAAATTTAG